Part of the Leptolyngbya sp. BL0902 genome, TGTCGGGGCCGTAGACGCGCTTACGAAACTCGCGGGAAGTGATGCTGTCGGGGCTGTCGTTGCGGCGGGCAATGCTGCCGCTGGCTTGGCGCTTGAGGAAGTCAATTTTGTCCTGGGCAAAGGCGGGCCGCTGGATCACATCGGCAAACAGGGTCAGGATGTCTGGGGTGTCTTCCGCTAGGGCGCTAAAGCTGGCACTCCCCGCCGCAAGGTCAAAGCCCGTTTCGATGGAGGCTGCCCGATCCTCTAGGGCTTCGTTCAGGGCGTCGGCGCTGAGGTTGATGGTGCCCCCCAGCCGCATGGCCTCCCCGGTGATGCTGGCCAAGCCCACCTGGGTTGCTGGCTCAAACCGAGACCCGGTGCGGAAGGTGGCCGATCCGCTCACCAGGGGCAGCTCGTGGTCTTCCATCAGGTACACCACCAGGCCATTGGGCAACTGGTAGCGCTCGTAGGCAGGCACCTGCACCTCCGGCAACGCTGGGAAGGAAAGTTCATCAAAGTGTCGAGGGGTGAGGGCATTGGCGGGGGCGGGCCACCCCAGCAACAGGCCCAACCCCGTTCCCAGCAGGGCCAGCAGCAGCATCGTCATCCAGCGGCGGGGAAGGCGGCGCGGACGGGGGACAGGGGCAGTCGGTCGGTTATGAGTCATGGCTTAGGTCAAGATGGCGGGGTAATCAAGGGTAGGCAGAGGCTCTAGGGGCGTCCGCAGCGGGCTGGGGGATGGTCATGAGCCTCCCTGGGTGGTCAACGGGAAGCCGAAGATCAGGCCCCCTGTGGGCAGGGGAAAACGGAATTTAAGGATCTTTGGGCAACAGGTCGCCTCAAAGCCCCTGGCCCAGGGCAGGGGACTCGCCTACTGAGTGGGGGCGGTCAGCAGCCTGACGGCGGTGCGCTGCTGGGCCTGGAAGAGGCTCTGGGCCACCCGCTGCACATCCGCCGTGGTCACTTGCTCAATGGCGTCGAGGTCGCGGAAGATGTTGCGCCAGTCTCCGGTTTTGGCCTGGTACTCCGCCAGCAGGGAAGCGAGGCCACTATTGGAGTTGAGGCTCCGCAGCAGTCCGGCGCGAGACTGGGTTTTGACTCGATCTAGCTCAGCCTGGGAGACGGGTTCCCGTTGCAGGCGTTCTAGCTCGGCGTGGAGCAAAATGGCGATGTCGTCGGGGCTGTGGCCGGGGGCAGTGAGGCCATAGACGCCAAACAGGTTGTCGTACTTGTTGCCGGGGAAGCCATTGAGGGTGCCAACATCCAGCGCCACCGGATTATCCACCACCAAGGCCCGGTAGAGGCGGCTGGTGCGGCCACTGGTGAGCAGACCGTCAATCATGTCGTAGATCACATGGTCGGGATGGCGGAGGCTGGGGCGAGGGTAGCCCTCGATGTACCAAGGCTCTGAGGGCAGTTCTAGGGTGAGGTTGCGCGGCGCAGTTTGGGGCGGCTCATTCACCAGGGGCTGGGGCGGCGTGGGACGGGCGGGATAGCGGCCAAAGTAGACCTCGGCAAGGCGTTTCACCTCGGCAGCGTTGACATCGCCCACAACGACCGCCGTCAGGTTGCCGGGGCCATAGTAGGTGTCGTAGAAATCCTGGATATCCTGGCGGGTGGCGGCATAGAGGTCGGCCTCATAGCCAATGATGGGCCGTCGATAGGGGTGCTGCTCAAAGGCATTTTCCAGAAAATTCTCGACTAGGGTGCCGACGGGGGAGTTGTCTACCCGCATCTGCCGCTCCTCTAGGATGACGTCTTTTTCCTCAAAAAATTCCCGGAATACGGGATCCAAGAATCGCTCCGATTCTAGGGAAAACCACAGTTCCAGCTTGTTGGCAGGCAGGCTGTAGAAATAGCGGGTGGCATCGGCCCCGGTGGTGGCGTTCAGCCCCACGCCCCCGGCCTGCTCGATAATTTGGCCGTACTGGTTTTGCACCACATAGCTAGAGGCCTGTTGGCGAAGGGCTTCTAGCTCGGCCTTCAATTCCGCAGATCGGTTGGCATTCCCCGCTGCTTCGGCCTGGAGCTTTTCAGCAAACACCCGATCCATCGCCGCTAGCACCTGGACTTCTGAGGCATGGTCAAGGGTGCCGATGCGGCTGGTGCCCTTAAAGGCGAGGTGCTCCAGATAGTGGGCCACTCCGGTTTTGCCGTCCTCCTCATCCACCGCGCCCACATCGGCGTGGATCATAAACGACACCACCGGAGCCTGGGGCCGCTCTAGCACAATGAAGGTCATGCCATTGGCCAGGGTGAACTGGGTAACGGCTTCGGTAAAGCGATCAAGGTAGGGCTGAATGGAGGTCTGCCCAGGCCGGAGCCCCTCCGCCCAAGCCGGAGCCATGCCGCCCAGCCCTAGCATCACCGCCAGAACTAAGGCCAGCCCCCGTCCCCCTAGCATTCCCAGCCAGCGGCATCCCGGCCAGAGGCGGGTAGTGAGGAGTTGCAGGAGGGCTTGCCCCCATAGCATCGGGCGGACGGTTGGATGACGGAAGGAACGAGGACGCAGGAGCGGTGCAGACATAGGCTGAGTTAGAAAAATCCCAGCCTCCAGGATAGTAGAGCAACGCGGTTGTTGACCATTGGAGGCGACGGTTCGCCAAGGCTCCATGGGGCTGGTCGATTCCGTACCAACGGGCGATCAAACCATGCCCCAGCCGCGCCGTCCGCCTTGGGTTAAGGCGGTTGATCAAGGCCGGGACACCGAATCCAACGGGGCACAAATCAGCCGGAACCCCGAATCAAACGGGAGAATATCCCTAGGGGCTGGCCTGGGTAGGGGTCAACGGCTGAGGCTGAGGCTGGATGGGCCGATTGAGCGGATTCATCACCACCTCTAGGCGCTTGAACAGCAGAGAAGCCAGGGAGGTCATCACCAGGTAGACTAGGGCCACGGCCAGGTAGATCTCGAAGGCGCGGTAGGTGGTGGCCACCGTGAGTTGCCCTTGGCGGAACAGTTCCTCAAAGCCGATCACCGCCGCCAAGCTGGTGTCTTTAATCAGGGTGATGAACTCGTTGCCGAGGGGGGGCAAAATCCGCCGAAACGCCTGGGGAAAGATAATGTAGCGCATGGTTTCGATGGGGTTGAGGGCGAGGGATTCTCCGGCTTCCCACTGGCCCCGGTCGATGGATTGGATGCCGCCGCGCAGAATTTCCGCCAGGTAAGCGGCCACATTCAGGCTGAGGGCCAGAATGGCGGCAAAGAAACGGCCAAAGCTGAACTCTAGGCCCAAACTTTGGAACAGGGCGGGCAGGCCAAAGTAGATCATGAACAACTGAACCAGCATCGGCGTGCCCCGGAAAAAGTCCACATAGACCCGGCCGATCAACCGCAGGAA contains:
- a CDS encoding M16 family metallopeptidase, which translates into the protein MSAPLLRPRSFRHPTVRPMLWGQALLQLLTTRLWPGCRWLGMLGGRGLALVLAVMLGLGGMAPAWAEGLRPGQTSIQPYLDRFTEAVTQFTLANGMTFIVLERPQAPVVSFMIHADVGAVDEEDGKTGVAHYLEHLAFKGTSRIGTLDHASEVQVLAAMDRVFAEKLQAEAAGNANRSAELKAELEALRQQASSYVVQNQYGQIIEQAGGVGLNATTGADATRYFYSLPANKLELWFSLESERFLDPVFREFFEEKDVILEERQMRVDNSPVGTLVENFLENAFEQHPYRRPIIGYEADLYAATRQDIQDFYDTYYGPGNLTAVVVGDVNAAEVKRLAEVYFGRYPARPTPPQPLVNEPPQTAPRNLTLELPSEPWYIEGYPRPSLRHPDHVIYDMIDGLLTSGRTSRLYRALVVDNPVALDVGTLNGFPGNKYDNLFGVYGLTAPGHSPDDIAILLHAELERLQREPVSQAELDRVKTQSRAGLLRSLNSNSGLASLLAEYQAKTGDWRNIFRDLDAIEQVTTADVQRVAQSLFQAQQRTAVRLLTAPTQ